A single region of the Triticum dicoccoides isolate Atlit2015 ecotype Zavitan chromosome 2B, WEW_v2.0, whole genome shotgun sequence genome encodes:
- the LOC119367048 gene encoding 36.4 kDa proline-rich protein-like yields MAPSKSHLACLFLALALAVLTAAASEPSLSSAVTARAPAPSPNGDLVAKPSAWGWTWCIIPCFSFIPEIFCIPPIFCPRTPPPPPPSPPPPPPLKPQPKECRTPLMGLMPCKDFLTSSTAPEPPNQGKCCDGLRSIVQDAPICLCRILEGTDFDKLMSATVDREKFIRTMIICDSSPGEFGSCEGPVPPMTMRAAPTPKAAP; encoded by the exons ATGGCGCCATCCAAGTCCCATCTCGCCTGCTTGTTCCTCGCCCTCGCCCTAGCCGTCCTGACCGCCGCCGCGTCCGAGCCTTCGCTTTCGTCGGCCGTGACGGCCAGGGCGCCCGCTCCCTCCCCCAACGGCGACTTGGTAGCGAAACCATCGGCATGGGGATGGACATGGTGCATCATCCCCTGCTTTTCGTTTATACCAGAGATATTTTGTATACCACCAATATTCTGTCCACggacgccgccaccaccgccgccatcaccgccgcccccgccaccaCTGAAGCCTCAGCCGAAGGAGTGCCGGACACCGCTGATGGGGCTGATGCCGTGCAAGGATTTCCTCACCAGCAGCACCGCGCCGGAGCCTCCAAACCAGGGCAAGTGCTGCGACGGCCTCAGGTCGATTGTCCAAGACGCTCCCATCTGCCTTTGCCGCATACTGGAGGGCACCGACTTCGACAAGCTCATGTCGGCGACCGTGGATAGAGAGAAATTCATTCGTACGATGATCATCTGCGACTCGAGTCCGGGTGAATTTGGTTCTTGTGAAG GACCCGTGCCACCGATGACGATGAGGGCCGCACCTACACCTAAAGCTGCTCCATAA